In the Alkaliphilus oremlandii OhILAs genome, one interval contains:
- a CDS encoding spore coat protein: MNIKLTQKERMLLQDQKSHEELCVKKYTEAANKAQDPQLKQIFQKIGQHEQQHLNTINQILGGQVPQMNSGQQSQSQGQGNQQSGSQSNQGMKMMQSGGTPASYNQKDKELCDDLLMTEKYVSGTYDITIFECVDCNLRDTLNHIQKEEQQHGEEIFNYMYNQGMYTPQ; the protein is encoded by the coding sequence ATGAACATAAAATTAACACAAAAAGAGAGAATGCTTTTACAGGACCAAAAAAGTCACGAAGAACTATGCGTAAAGAAGTATACGGAAGCAGCAAATAAGGCGCAGGACCCACAGCTCAAGCAGATATTTCAGAAAATTGGACAGCATGAACAGCAGCATTTAAACACAATCAACCAAATCCTAGGGGGCCAAGTGCCACAGATGAACAGTGGACAGCAAAGTCAGAGCCAAGGGCAAGGAAACCAACAATCTGGTAGCCAAAGCAATCAAGGAATGAAGATGATGCAAAGTGGAGGTACACCTGCTTCCTACAATCAAAAGGATAAAGAGCTTTGTGACGATTTACTTATGACAGAGAAATACGTTTCAGGCACATACGATATCACCATCTTTGAATGTGTAGATTGTAACTTAAGAGATACATTGAATCATATTCAAAAAGAAGAACAACAGCACGGCGAAGAAATATTCAACTATATGTACAACCAAGGAATGTATACACCACAATAA
- a CDS encoding ABC transporter permease, whose protein sequence is MKLKQRAMAYPYVVWLLIFIVVPLLLVLYFSLTSKDGGFTLENYRRFMDPVYGKVLLRSVNLALVSTICCLILGYPMAMIIAKTDLSKRNLMLLLFVLPMWMNFLLRTYAWMTLLGKNGVINSLLQALRLPALDLLYNNGAVILGMVYNFLPFMILPIYSVLSKIDNTLLEAARDLGANEVIVFKKIIFPMSIPGVISGITMVFMPALTTFVIPRLLGGGQYMLIGNLVEQQFTYVYDWNFGSAISIIMMLFILISMAATSKYDNKEEGGLW, encoded by the coding sequence ATGAAGCTAAAACAAAGAGCCATGGCTTACCCTTACGTTGTATGGTTATTAATTTTTATTGTGGTGCCCCTTCTTCTAGTGCTGTATTTCAGCTTGACCTCCAAAGATGGAGGTTTTACTTTGGAGAACTATCGACGATTTATGGACCCGGTTTATGGCAAGGTACTGCTGCGTTCTGTAAATCTGGCACTGGTATCCACCATTTGTTGTTTGATATTAGGATATCCAATGGCAATGATTATTGCTAAGACAGATCTTTCAAAGAGAAATTTAATGCTGCTTTTATTTGTACTACCGATGTGGATGAATTTCTTATTGAGAACCTATGCTTGGATGACCCTCCTTGGAAAAAACGGTGTCATCAATAGTCTGTTGCAGGCCTTAAGACTTCCTGCTTTGGATCTTCTGTATAACAATGGTGCAGTAATTCTGGGAATGGTGTACAACTTTCTGCCATTTATGATTCTGCCAATATATTCTGTTTTAAGTAAAATAGACAATACGCTATTAGAGGCAGCTCGGGACCTAGGCGCAAATGAAGTCATTGTTTTTAAAAAAATTATATTTCCAATGAGTATACCGGGGGTAATCTCTGGAATCACTATGGTTTTCATGCCAGCGCTGACAACCTTCGTTATCCCAAGGCTGTTAGGTGGCGGACAGTATATGTTGATCGGTAACCTAGTGGAGCAGCAGTTTACCTATGTTTATGACTGGAACTTTGGATCTGCCATCTCCATTATTATGATGTTATTTATTTTAATATCCATGGCAGCAACCTCTAAATACGATAATAAAGAGGAGGGTGGACTATGGTAG
- a CDS encoding ABC transporter permease: MVVKFMKKFYTTLIFLFLYAPIFTLIAFSFNESKSRGRWGGFTLRWYKELFYDSAIKSAFYYTIVIALLAAVISTIIGTIAAVGIYNMSFLGKKAILNLNYLPVLNPDIVTGVSLMTLFIFIRLELGFVSMLLAHVTFCIPYVVLAVLPKLKQLNKHLAEAAMDLGATPFYAFRKVILPEIMPGIFTGALMAFTLSIDDFVVSFFTTGEGVSNLSIAVYSMARRGINPKINALSTLMFLGVLILLLIINKRTIVEDKGGR, encoded by the coding sequence ATGGTAGTAAAGTTTATGAAAAAATTCTATACTACGTTGATATTTCTATTCCTCTATGCACCGATATTCACGCTGATTGCATTTTCTTTCAACGAATCAAAGTCGAGAGGACGGTGGGGTGGATTTACCCTGCGGTGGTATAAAGAACTCTTCTATGATTCTGCCATAAAAAGTGCATTCTACTATACCATTGTAATTGCTTTATTGGCTGCTGTTATTTCTACCATTATAGGAACCATTGCAGCCGTGGGCATTTACAACATGAGCTTTTTAGGGAAGAAAGCAATTTTAAATTTAAACTATTTACCGGTTTTAAATCCGGATATCGTAACGGGCGTATCCTTGATGACCCTATTCATCTTCATTCGATTAGAATTGGGATTTGTGTCCATGCTGTTAGCACACGTTACTTTTTGTATCCCCTATGTGGTACTAGCCGTCCTACCGAAGCTAAAGCAATTGAACAAGCACTTAGCAGAGGCTGCTATGGACTTAGGAGCAACACCTTTCTATGCCTTTCGAAAGGTGATTTTACCGGAGATTATGCCAGGGATTTTTACAGGTGCTTTAATGGCATTTACGCTTTCCATTGACGACTTCGTTGTAAGCTTCTTCACAACGGGAGAAGGTGTTTCCAACCTATCCATAGCAGTTTATTCTATGGCGAGAAGAGGGATTAATCCCAAGATCAATGCCCTTTCCACGTTAATGTTTTTAGGCGTATTAATTTTACTATTGATCATAAATAAAAGAACCATTGTTGAAGATAAAGGAGGAAGATAA
- a CDS encoding LysM peptidoglycan-binding domain-containing protein — MFHTQQACPAGTTAYVIRAGDTFFSLARRYNTTVEAIMRANPGVDPNRLFIGQIICIPTTTPPPTNPCPILSMGSSGPDVTRLQHLLMSAGYNPGPIDGIFGSMTHSAVMAFQRDSHIAVDGIVGPRTWTALGVNCGTTPTPPPSTCPAGTRPYTIAAGDTYFTLARRFNTTVDAIMRANPGVNPDNLRIGQIICMPS, encoded by the coding sequence ATGTTTCATACACAACAAGCATGCCCTGCTGGAACTACTGCATATGTAATCAGAGCTGGAGACACATTTTTCAGTCTCGCTAGAAGATATAATACAACGGTTGAAGCCATTATGAGAGCCAATCCTGGTGTAGATCCAAATAGATTGTTCATCGGCCAAATCATTTGTATCCCAACAACTACACCGCCACCAACCAATCCGTGCCCGATACTATCTATGGGTAGTAGTGGCCCAGATGTGACAAGATTACAGCACCTTCTAATGAGCGCTGGATATAACCCAGGTCCCATCGATGGTATCTTCGGTTCTATGACACACTCAGCAGTAATGGCTTTCCAAAGAGATTCCCACATTGCAGTAGACGGCATCGTCGGCCCTCGAACTTGGACTGCACTGGGCGTCAATTGTGGCACTACACCGACACCGCCACCAAGCACTTGTCCTGCTGGAACACGACCTTATACAATTGCTGCTGGTGACACTTATTTTACCCTTGCAAGAAGATTCAATACTACAGTAGATGCCATTATGAGAGCGAACCCAGGCGTTAATCCAGACAATTTAAGAATCGGTCAAATTATCTGTATGCCTTCATAG
- a CDS encoding rod-binding protein, translating to MVNLNPINPLSQIDKTANIKSTGDQKKLMEVCREFESIFINTILKQSRSSLNAEGLTEKSYARQLMEELHDEELSKEMAEGQGVGLARELYKQLSRNTLKPALSESDGEEESAAVESVDL from the coding sequence TTGGTAAATTTAAATCCAATCAATCCATTGAGCCAAATTGATAAAACAGCAAATATTAAATCTACAGGGGACCAAAAGAAGTTAATGGAGGTTTGTAGAGAATTTGAAAGTATCTTTATCAATACCATATTGAAGCAATCGAGAAGTAGCTTAAATGCAGAAGGCTTAACGGAGAAGAGCTATGCTCGCCAGCTGATGGAAGAGCTTCACGACGAGGAACTTTCAAAAGAAATGGCGGAAGGACAAGGTGTAGGTTTAGCGAGAGAGCTGTATAAGCAGCTCAGTAGAAATACGCTAAAACCTGCTTTATCGGAGTCCGATGGAGAAGAAGAGAGTGCAGCAGTAGAATCTGTAGATTTGTAG
- a CDS encoding four-carbon acid sugar kinase family protein has translation MLKLVIIADDLTGANATGVLLARQGFRAATFLQLNEDFKNSKQDFDVLSTTTDSRGLPSEEAYDRVHKVVGFFKDQEVQLFSKRIDSTLRGNLGAEMDAVLDGLPEDYVAVVVPVFPASERIMVGGYLLVNSVPLEKTDVSKDPKTPIHHTFVPKMIQKQTKYSVGFIPLSKTLKSSELVKEAILEERGKGHRVIVIDATTNEEIALIAKAVKDTKLNVIAVDPGPFTAALAKELIEEPNKIPGQRVMLVIGSVTNVTRKQIDELKLRFDPLLVAVNAKNLIYPETLETEINRVVERLMNNIKNHEIVGVVTTEKEEEVLNLKDHADILGITEEEASERISDGLARITKKVMERRESFIGGLYTSGGDVTVAVCKAFKSSGIAVKDEVLPLAAYGRIINGEYNNIPIITKGGLVGDSTALVKSVEYLLTKISNEYHLNVE, from the coding sequence ATGCTGAAACTGGTCATCATAGCGGATGATTTAACAGGAGCAAATGCAACGGGCGTACTTTTGGCGAGACAGGGATTTAGGGCCGCAACTTTTCTACAGCTAAATGAAGACTTTAAAAATAGTAAACAGGACTTTGATGTCCTATCGACGACCACAGATAGTAGGGGACTGCCTAGTGAAGAGGCCTATGATAGAGTCCATAAGGTCGTTGGATTTTTTAAAGATCAGGAAGTTCAACTTTTTTCTAAAAGAATCGATAGTACCCTTCGAGGGAATTTAGGTGCAGAAATGGATGCTGTATTAGATGGACTACCAGAGGATTATGTAGCCGTGGTTGTACCAGTGTTTCCTGCTTCCGAGAGAATTATGGTAGGTGGATATCTTTTAGTCAACTCTGTGCCTCTGGAGAAAACCGATGTATCGAAGGACCCAAAGACACCCATTCATCACACCTTTGTGCCAAAGATGATTCAGAAACAAACAAAATACTCCGTAGGCTTCATTCCACTGTCGAAGACGCTGAAATCTTCAGAGCTGGTAAAGGAAGCCATTCTGGAGGAGCGAGGTAAAGGGCATAGGGTTATCGTCATCGATGCCACCACCAACGAAGAGATTGCGCTCATTGCAAAGGCAGTAAAAGACACAAAACTTAATGTCATCGCTGTAGATCCAGGACCATTTACCGCTGCTCTGGCAAAGGAATTGATTGAAGAACCCAACAAGATTCCGGGTCAAAGGGTAATGCTAGTCATTGGAAGCGTTACCAATGTGACGCGAAAGCAGATTGATGAACTAAAGCTAAGATTCGATCCGCTGTTGGTTGCTGTCAATGCAAAGAATCTAATTTATCCAGAGACATTGGAAACAGAGATCAACAGGGTTGTGGAAAGGCTTATGAACAATATAAAAAATCATGAAATTGTTGGTGTCGTCACTACAGAGAAAGAAGAGGAAGTTTTAAATCTAAAGGACCACGCAGATATTTTAGGAATTACAGAGGAAGAGGCCTCTGAGAGAATCTCCGATGGCTTGGCTCGAATCACAAAAAAGGTTATGGAGCGAAGGGAATCCTTTATAGGAGGGTTATACACCAGCGGCGGTGATGTAACCGTTGCTGTATGTAAAGCGTTTAAATCCTCGGGCATCGCAGTAAAAGATGAAGTTTTGCCTCTTGCGGCCTATGGCAGAATTATCAATGGGGAATATAACAATATTCCGATTATTACAAAGGGTGGCTTGGTGGGAGATTCCACAGCCCTTGTGAAAAGTGTAGAGTATCTACTGACTAAAATTTCAAACGAATACCATTTAAATGTAGAGTAG
- a CDS encoding GntP family permease: protein MDVTVSGGQMILGLVIGITLLIVLIIKTKIHAFPALIIAAATTGLIGGMPSNDVLSAISSGFGSTLGSIGIIIGFGVMMGELFEASGAAERMAQTFIKILGKDREEWALGITGFIVSIPIFCDSGFVILSPLVKAISRKTKKSVVSLGVSLAVGLVITHSLVPPTPGPVGVAGIFGVNVGSIILWGTVIAIPMAIAAILYGKWIGDRIYQIPSEDGEGWTRTRVEGSGAGFIGENDGRELPSIFMAFAPIIVPVILILLNTISTAMKLEGSAVNTITFLGTPVIAVGIGLLISIYGLTSKLSKEETIEKMEQGIRSAGIIILVTGGGGALGTVLRNSGAGNYIAQLIAQTSIPAILLPFIIASLVRLIQGSGTVAMITAASITAPIIATLDVNPVFAALAACVGSLVFSYFNDSYFWVVNRMLGIKDAKEQMKVWSVTSTIAWAVGLVTLLILNAIFG, encoded by the coding sequence ATGGACGTAACCGTATCTGGTGGACAAATGATATTGGGTTTAGTAATCGGTATTACATTGCTGATCGTTCTCATCATTAAGACGAAGATTCACGCTTTCCCAGCCCTAATTATTGCGGCGGCAACAACTGGACTAATTGGTGGAATGCCTTCCAATGATGTTTTAAGTGCTATTTCCAGTGGCTTTGGAAGCACCTTAGGAAGCATTGGGATCATTATCGGATTTGGTGTAATGATGGGAGAGCTTTTCGAGGCATCCGGCGCAGCGGAAAGAATGGCTCAAACCTTTATTAAGATCTTAGGAAAGGACCGGGAAGAATGGGCCTTAGGCATCACAGGATTTATTGTCTCCATTCCGATCTTCTGTGACTCTGGCTTCGTTATCCTATCTCCCTTGGTGAAAGCGATTTCAAGAAAGACAAAGAAATCCGTAGTATCCTTAGGAGTCTCATTAGCTGTTGGGCTTGTAATCACACACTCCCTTGTACCGCCAACACCAGGACCTGTAGGCGTTGCCGGTATCTTTGGTGTAAACGTGGGCAGCATCATCCTTTGGGGTACAGTCATCGCTATCCCGATGGCCATTGCAGCAATCCTATACGGTAAATGGATTGGGGATAGAATCTATCAAATTCCTAGTGAAGATGGTGAAGGGTGGACAAGAACGAGAGTTGAAGGCTCTGGTGCTGGATTTATTGGGGAAAACGATGGTAGAGAACTCCCTTCAATATTTATGGCCTTTGCTCCAATTATTGTGCCGGTCATTTTGATTCTTTTAAATACCATTTCTACAGCCATGAAGCTGGAAGGCAGTGCAGTGAACACGATTACCTTCTTAGGTACACCCGTAATTGCTGTCGGTATCGGTCTTCTGATCTCTATTTATGGCTTAACATCAAAGCTTAGTAAGGAAGAAACCATTGAAAAAATGGAGCAAGGAATCAGATCCGCAGGAATTATCATATTAGTTACCGGTGGTGGCGGTGCCCTGGGAACGGTTCTAAGAAATAGTGGCGCAGGGAACTATATCGCTCAACTAATCGCTCAAACCAGCATACCGGCCATATTGCTTCCATTTATCATCGCTTCCTTAGTTCGATTGATACAAGGAAGTGGTACCGTTGCCATGATTACAGCAGCATCCATCACTGCACCTATTATTGCGACACTGGATGTAAATCCTGTATTTGCAGCATTGGCAGCTTGCGTTGGTTCACTTGTGTTCTCTTACTTCAATGATAGCTACTTCTGGGTAGTGAACCGGATGCTAGGGATTAAGGACGCAAAAGAGCAGATGAAGGTGTGGTCTGTGACTTCGACCATTGCCTGGGCGGTTGGTTTAGTCACACTATTGATTTTGAATGCCATATTTGGGTAG
- the potA gene encoding spermidine/putrescine ABC transporter ATP-binding protein produces MSQHIIDLKNITKVYDSDTLVLDNIDLYIRKNEFLTLLGPSGCGKTTTLRIIGGFEYPTEGEIFFEGKKINDLPPYKRQINTVFQKYALFPNMSIFENIAFGLRIKKMSEKDIHIKVDEMLQLVGLKGYGKRSIDSLSGGQQQRIAIARALVNEPSVLLLDEPLGALDLKLRKEMQIELKKMQQRVGITFVYVTHDQEEALTMSDTIAVMNSGKIQQIGTPEDIYNEPKTAFIANFIGESNIVQGTMLKDYLVQFANQTFDCVDKAFESSPEVDVVVRPEDIEITMPENGMLKGRVISTTFKGVHYEMIVEENERQWKIHSTIMAPIGSNVGMNIAPDLIHIMKRSR; encoded by the coding sequence GTGAGCCAGCACATTATTGATTTAAAAAACATCACGAAGGTTTATGACAGCGACACATTGGTCTTAGACAATATAGATCTTTATATTAGAAAAAATGAATTCTTGACACTACTGGGACCAAGTGGATGTGGTAAAACTACTACGTTAAGAATTATTGGTGGCTTTGAGTACCCCACAGAAGGTGAAATATTCTTTGAAGGAAAGAAAATTAATGATTTGCCGCCTTATAAGAGACAGATCAATACGGTTTTTCAAAAGTATGCGCTATTTCCTAATATGAGTATATTTGAAAATATCGCTTTTGGCCTTAGAATAAAAAAAATGTCGGAAAAAGACATTCACATAAAAGTAGATGAAATGTTACAGCTTGTAGGTTTAAAAGGATACGGAAAAAGAAGTATTGACTCCTTAAGTGGTGGTCAGCAGCAAAGAATCGCCATAGCGAGGGCCTTGGTAAATGAGCCATCCGTACTTTTGTTAGACGAGCCCTTGGGGGCACTGGACCTAAAGCTTAGAAAAGAAATGCAAATCGAACTGAAGAAAATGCAGCAAAGGGTAGGAATTACCTTCGTATACGTTACCCATGACCAAGAAGAAGCCCTGACAATGTCCGATACCATTGCTGTTATGAACAGTGGCAAGATTCAGCAGATCGGTACGCCAGAAGATATCTATAACGAGCCCAAAACGGCTTTCATCGCCAATTTCATAGGCGAAAGTAATATTGTACAAGGTACCATGCTAAAGGACTATTTGGTTCAGTTTGCAAATCAGACCTTTGACTGTGTGGATAAGGCTTTTGAAAGCAGTCCAGAAGTCGATGTTGTTGTAAGACCGGAAGATATTGAAATAACTATGCCAGAGAATGGAATGTTAAAGGGTAGAGTGATTTCTACAACATTTAAAGGCGTTCATTATGAAATGATTGTGGAGGAAAATGAGAGACAGTGGAAGATACACAGTACCATCATGGCGCCCATCGGCAGCAATGTAGGGATGAATATCGCCCCTGATTTAATCCACATTATGAAAAGGAGTAGGTAA
- a CDS encoding ABC transporter substrate-binding protein — MKKGFKFMSVLVVSLVVSLFLAGCSSSAKETLTVYNWADYIDESVIKEFEKEFDVRVIYDTFSTNEDMYVKLKSGGASYDVAFPSDYMIERMIKEDMLHKIDMSKVDNYKYIDARFQNLDFDPSNEYSVPYMWGTVGLLYDTTVVKEPVDSWELLWDEKYAGQILMMDSQRDSIGITLKKLGFSVNSRDSKELELAKQELIRQKPLVMAYVVDEVKDMMIGGEAAIAIAWSGDAMLMMGQNEKLAYVVPKEGSNLWFDNMVIPKSAKNKELAEKFINFMTRPEISLKNVEYIEYSTPNTGTMELLDEELLNNPVAYPSDDIVDNCEVFLDPSDFLKEYDRIWTEIKAH; from the coding sequence TTGAAAAAAGGCTTTAAATTCATGAGTGTTTTAGTAGTGTCCTTGGTGGTGTCTCTATTCTTAGCAGGTTGCTCTTCTAGCGCCAAGGAGACATTAACCGTATACAATTGGGCAGATTATATAGACGAATCTGTAATCAAAGAATTTGAGAAGGAATTCGATGTAAGGGTAATCTATGATACCTTTTCTACAAATGAAGATATGTACGTAAAGCTGAAGTCCGGTGGTGCAAGCTATGATGTAGCATTCCCATCCGATTATATGATTGAACGTATGATCAAAGAAGATATGCTTCATAAGATCGATATGAGCAAGGTCGATAACTACAAGTATATTGACGCTCGATTCCAAAACCTAGATTTTGATCCCAGCAATGAATATTCCGTACCTTATATGTGGGGAACTGTAGGGTTATTGTATGATACAACAGTAGTAAAGGAGCCTGTAGATAGTTGGGAGCTTCTATGGGATGAGAAATATGCTGGACAGATTCTAATGATGGACAGCCAAAGAGATTCCATTGGTATCACTTTAAAGAAGCTTGGATTTTCTGTAAACTCTCGAGACAGCAAGGAATTAGAGCTTGCAAAGCAAGAGCTGATTCGGCAAAAGCCTTTGGTGATGGCTTACGTAGTCGATGAAGTAAAGGATATGATGATCGGTGGAGAGGCTGCAATTGCCATCGCTTGGTCCGGAGATGCGATGCTGATGATGGGACAAAATGAAAAACTAGCATACGTAGTTCCAAAGGAAGGCAGTAATTTATGGTTTGATAATATGGTAATTCCAAAGTCCGCTAAAAATAAGGAGCTGGCAGAGAAATTTATTAACTTTATGACTCGACCAGAAATCAGCTTAAAGAATGTAGAGTATATCGAATATTCTACACCAAACACAGGAACAATGGAGCTATTAGATGAAGAGCTTTTAAATAATCCCGTTGCGTATCCTTCCGATGATATTGTTGACAACTGTGAGGTATTCCTAGATCCAAGTGATTTCTTAAAGGAATACGACCGTATTTGGACAGAGATCAAAGCACATTAA
- a CDS encoding DeoR/GlpR family DNA-binding transcription regulator, which yields MLQAERRNYIIEVLNRDGRVVIEDLAKVLNVSEMTIRRDLQVLQQHKLITRTHGGAVSHDLLAEETPYSKKAEQNMEEKRKIGMYASSLVEEGNVIILDAGTTSMEIAKGIVGIKNLKVVTNDLMIAAFLSKYEGIGVYCSGGIVQRDTVACLGDHAIELFKSINADIAFVGASSVDIEKGVTTPTAEKAQLKKQLTKSAKKTILVADSLKFGKVAFVNICPLTRFDLIITGNRIDKEIEQGIRNLDIELELV from the coding sequence GTGCTTCAAGCTGAAAGAAGAAATTATATCATCGAAGTTCTAAACAGAGACGGTCGAGTGGTTATCGAAGACTTAGCAAAAGTGTTAAATGTATCGGAGATGACCATAAGAAGAGACTTGCAGGTTTTGCAGCAGCACAAGCTCATCACCAGAACTCATGGCGGCGCAGTCAGCCATGACTTGTTAGCTGAAGAAACTCCCTATAGCAAAAAAGCAGAGCAGAACATGGAGGAAAAAAGAAAAATTGGTATGTATGCCAGCTCCTTAGTAGAGGAAGGGAATGTAATTATTCTAGATGCTGGTACCACCAGTATGGAAATCGCAAAAGGAATCGTCGGAATTAAGAACTTAAAGGTAGTTACCAATGACCTGATGATCGCTGCTTTTCTTTCTAAATATGAGGGCATCGGGGTGTATTGTTCGGGGGGAATCGTTCAAAGAGATACGGTAGCTTGCTTAGGAGACCATGCGATTGAACTCTTTAAAAGCATCAATGCAGACATTGCTTTTGTAGGAGCCAGCAGTGTAGACATAGAAAAGGGAGTAACAACGCCAACGGCAGAGAAGGCACAGTTAAAAAAGCAACTGACGAAATCGGCGAAGAAAACCATACTAGTAGCCGATAGCCTAAAATTTGGAAAAGTTGCATTTGTAAATATTTGTCCTTTGACTCGTTTTGATTTAATCATAACGGGAAATCGTATCGACAAAGAAATTGAACAAGGCATTCGAAATTTAGATATTGAGCTAGAATTGGTTTAA
- a CDS encoding MgtC/SapB family protein — MISNSQIVIRLLLSALLGGLIGMEREANNRPAGLRTHVLVTIGSALIMMISIDGFRDIIASGRTGDPGRIASQVVSGIGFLGAGTIMRNGNNITGLTTAASLWACGGIGLAIGSGYYFGALITVAIILFTLMKLGSVEKSIMRTKYKVMAVSCSERPGLVGEIGCILGNHSMDIRDIRFIRDSDEPDSKTVEIHFALKVPHSYPNTMLLEDICSVKGVEKSGWIN, encoded by the coding sequence ATGATCAGTAATTCTCAAATCGTGATTCGATTGTTGCTTTCGGCATTATTGGGCGGGTTAATCGGAATGGAGAGGGAAGCCAACAATAGACCAGCGGGACTGAGGACCCACGTTTTGGTTACCATCGGTTCTGCCCTGATCATGATGATATCCATCGATGGTTTTCGTGATATCATAGCCAGTGGCCGAACTGGAGACCCTGGTAGGATTGCTTCCCAAGTTGTAAGTGGTATTGGTTTCCTAGGGGCTGGTACGATTATGCGAAATGGTAACAATATAACGGGGCTAACGACTGCGGCAAGTCTTTGGGCCTGCGGTGGAATTGGCTTAGCCATTGGTAGTGGCTACTATTTCGGTGCGCTGATTACGGTGGCAATTATATTATTTACCTTAATGAAGCTGGGTAGCGTAGAAAAAAGTATTATGCGAACAAAATATAAAGTGATGGCGGTAAGCTGTAGTGAAAGACCGGGTCTTGTAGGAGAAATTGGATGCATTCTAGGAAATCATAGTATGGATATTCGAGACATTCGGTTTATCCGAGATAGTGATGAACCGGACAGCAAAACCGTAGAGATCCATTTCGCACTAAAGGTTCCACATAGCTATCCCAATACAATGTTATTGGAGGATATATGCAGTGTAAAGGGCGTTGAGAAATCGGGATGGATCAATTAA
- the pdxA gene encoding 4-hydroxythreonine-4-phosphate dehydrogenase PdxA, producing MTRPYIGVPMGDPAGIGPEIVVKSLADEKVNEVAKVVVVGDKDTLEQAMKFTNTTLEINVIENVEDGRYEVGILNLMDLNNVNVDQLKIGEVQGMAGIAAFEYIKKVIDLALAKKVDAIATTPINKEALKAGNVDYIGHTEILADLTDTHDPLTMFEVFDLRVFFLSRHVSLKKACEMVTTERVLDYIQRSVAALERLGIQNPKIAVAGLNPHSGEHGLFGREEVDEIVPAIEKAQKLGIDVLGPVPADSVFYFGLKGSYDAVLSLYHDQGHIATKMVDFERTISITNNMPFLRTSVDHGTAFNIAGTGKASAVSMIEAILLAAKYAPNFNK from the coding sequence ATGACAAGACCGTATATTGGTGTACCTATGGGCGATCCAGCAGGAATCGGCCCAGAAATTGTAGTGAAGTCCTTAGCTGATGAGAAGGTAAACGAGGTGGCAAAGGTTGTGGTGGTCGGTGATAAAGATACCCTAGAACAGGCCATGAAGTTTACCAACACGACTTTAGAAATTAACGTAATAGAGAATGTGGAAGATGGACGATATGAGGTAGGCATACTGAATCTAATGGACCTGAACAATGTGAACGTAGATCAGTTAAAGATCGGTGAAGTGCAGGGCATGGCAGGAATCGCAGCCTTTGAATATATTAAAAAGGTCATCGATTTAGCTCTGGCTAAAAAGGTAGATGCCATCGCTACAACACCCATCAACAAAGAGGCATTAAAGGCAGGAAATGTAGATTATATTGGACATACAGAGATATTGGCAGATTTAACAGATACCCACGACCCATTAACCATGTTTGAAGTGTTCGACCTAAGAGTTTTCTTCCTTTCAAGACATGTTTCTTTAAAGAAAGCGTGTGAGATGGTAACGACAGAAAGGGTTTTGGACTATATCCAAAGATCCGTTGCAGCTTTAGAACGATTAGGAATCCAAAATCCTAAAATAGCCGTTGCGGGGCTGAACCCTCACAGTGGAGAGCATGGACTATTCGGTAGAGAAGAAGTAGATGAAATTGTGCCGGCTATTGAAAAAGCACAGAAACTAGGGATTGATGTGTTGGGACCAGTGCCAGCAGATTCCGTGTTCTATTTTGGACTGAAGGGAAGCTACGATGCCGTTCTATCTTTATACCACGACCAAGGTCATATCGCCACCAAGATGGTAGATTTTGAGAGAACGATTTCTATTACAAACAATATGCCGTTTTTAAGAACCTCTGTAGACCATGGAACTGCCTTTAATATTGCAGGAACAGGGAAAGCAAGTGCAGTGAGCATGATCGAAGCTATTTTGCTGGCAGCGAAATATGCGCCAAATTTTAATAAATAA